In the Paenibacillus sp. FSL H7-0357 genome, one interval contains:
- the sigK gene encoding RNA polymerase sporulation sigma factor SigK, with protein MTSHRVHNLKKFDNTGEDMEDLISIGTIGLIKAIESYRPNKGTKLATFAARCIENEILMHLRSLKKTRKDVSLHDPIGTDKEGNEITLIDILGSEADDVIKEVDLKIEKSKIYRNLDILDEREKEVVVGRFGLDTGGEERTQREIAKDLGISRSYVSRIEKRALMKLYHEFYKAKR; from the coding sequence ATGACATCGCATCGTGTCCACAACCTCAAAAAGTTCGATAACACCGGCGAGGACATGGAGGACCTGATCTCCATTGGCACGATCGGATTAATCAAAGCCATTGAAAGCTACAGACCCAACAAAGGAACCAAACTTGCTACATTTGCTGCCCGGTGTATAGAAAATGAAATTCTGATGCATTTGAGATCGCTTAAAAAGACCCGCAAGGACGTGTCTCTGCACGATCCTATAGGTACGGATAAAGAGGGTAATGAGATCACGCTGATCGATATCCTCGGCTCGGAAGCCGACGACGTGATTAAAGAAGTTGATCTGAAGATTGAAAAGAGCAAAATATACCGCAACCTCGACATTTTGGACGAGAGGGAGAAGGAAGTAGTTGTCGGACGTTTTGGCCTCGACACAGGCGGTGAAGAACGGACGCAGCGGGAGATTGCTAAGGACCTTGGAATAAGCCGCAGCTACGTTTCAAGAATAGAGAAAAGGGCACTCATGAAGCTTTATCATGAGTTTTATAAGGCGAAGCGCTAA